CTTTCCAGCATGAACGCATTGTCTGGGGTTAAGCACTTTTTTGTGTCATATTACGCCAATGTTGGTTGGTGCTTGAGTGTAATGTTCTCCTCAGTGCAGTACAAAACTTAAAGCCATCACCCTCTGTCGTCATCATGAGCCGCGTTGAGAAGTTGTTTTGGCAGCCCCGTTAAACCCTGCATCCGCCCCCTAAATCCCCCATTCTGGGGGACTTTGAAATTTATGATTATCCTAAATGGGAGATAGGGTTAGAGGTAACACGATGCGAGAGAAACAGACACAACACCACCGCATTCGCGGCACGACCCCAGCAGTCGTTGCCGCCGCGCGACGACTCAGACTCAATCTGACGACCGCAGAACAAAAGCTGTGGAAAGCACTGCAAAAACGTCAACTCAGCGGCCTAAAATTCCGCTGTCAACACGCCATTGGTTCGTTTATTGTTGATTTTTACTGTCCCCAATGCCGATTAGTGATTGAGCTAGACGGCGACATCCACAATCAGCAGGTGGAATACGATAAAGCCCGTACCGAGCAGCTCAACCAGCTTGGTTTCC
The genomic region above belongs to Acaryochloris sp. CCMEE 5410 and contains:
- a CDS encoding endonuclease domain-containing protein, with amino-acid sequence MREKQTQHHRIRGTTPAVVAAARRLRLNLTTAEQKLWKALQKRQLSGLKFRCQHAIGSFIVDFYCPQCRLVIELDGDIHNQQVEYDKARTEQLNQLGFRVIRFHNSEVMHHLDHVLQQIRQASEQSITRQSKSPRMGDLGG